The following are encoded together in the Lactuca sativa cultivar Salinas chromosome 1, Lsat_Salinas_v11, whole genome shotgun sequence genome:
- the LOC111900049 gene encoding protein ROOT HAIR DEFECTIVE 3 isoform X2 yields the protein MDKEASCCSTHLIEGDGTFNGEGLDNFIKEVKLAECGLSYAVVAIMGPQSSGKSTLLNNLFHTNFREMDAYRGRSQTTKGIWMARCVGIEPCTIVMDLEGTDGRERGEDDTAFEKQSALFALAVSDIVLINMWCHDIGREQAANKPLLKTVFQVMLRLFSPRKTTLMFVIRDKTRTPLENLEPVLREDIQKIWDSVPKPEAHKQTPLSDFFNVEVVALSSFEEKEEQFKEQVANLRQRFFHSIAPNGLAGDRRGVVPASGFSFSAQQIWEVIKENKDLDLPAHKVMVATVRCEEIANEKYSFFVTNEDWCDLKDAVQSHLVPGFGNKLSSMIEASLSSYDEEATYFEDGVRSAKRKQLEEKLIQLVQPTYQLMLEHIQLETLDKFKKALQDALNGGQGFAKAAWNCTESFMTLFDEQCKEVAIKQADWDSAKVRDKFSREIDSHIAEVQTAKLSELNALYESKLKVALEGPVAALLEGGGDDTWPAIRKLFHQETKTTISDFSDALSGFEMDKKANEEMVSNLENFARGIVEGKTKEEAGKALYRMKERFTSLFNHDADSMPRVWTGKEDIRAITKIARSSSLKLLSVLAASRLDVDGDKIGDTLVLALVDHKKDKNTPMQDPLVSSTWEEVPATNTLITPAQCKSLWSQFQRETEYTITQAIASQEANKRNNNMLPPPWAIAAMFILGFNEFMTLLRNPLWLLVIFVGYLLFKALWVQLDISGEFSNGMLPGILSLSTKFLPTVTNLLRKLAEEGQKPVVTQPQVLGSNFQGVVSSSGSSGVTMENGNGTEYTSPTTHVKEQ from the exons GG ACAAAGAAGCCAGTTGCTGCTCTACCCACCTCATAGAAGGAGATGGCACTTTTAATGGTGAAGGACTTGATAATTTTATCAAAGAAGTAAAACTGGCTGAATGTGGACTTTCTTATGCTGTTGTTGCCATCATGGGTCCTCAAAGCAGTG GGAAGAGCACACTTCTGAATAATCTTTTTCACACAAACTTCAGGGAAATGGATGCTTATAGGGGAAG GTCTCAAACCACCAAAGGTATTTGGATGGCAAGATGCGTTGGCATTGAACCTTGCACCATAGTAATGGATCTTGAAGGTACTGATGGAAGAGAGCGAGGAGAG GATGATACTGCATTTGAAAAGCAGAGTGCACTTTTTGCCCTTGCTGTTTCGGATATAGTGCTTATCAACAT GTGGTGTCATGATATTGGGCGTGAGCAGGCTGCTAACAAGCCACTTCTAAAAACTGTATTCCAG GTTATGTTGCGACTATTTAGTCCACGTAAAACAACTTTGATGTTTGTTATTCGTGATAAAACAAGG ACCCCCCTTGAAAACTTAGAACCTGTCTTGAGGGAAGATATCCAGAAG ATTTGGGATTCTGTCCCTAAGCCAGAAGCCCACAAACAGACTCCATTGAGTGACTTTTTTAATGTAGAAGTTGTTGCACTTTCTAGTTTTGAAGAGAAAGAAGAACAATTTAAGGAACAG GTGGCTAATTTGAGGCAAAGATTCTTCCATTCTATAGCACCTAATGGCTTAGCTGGCGATAGGAGGGGGGTGGTTCCTGCTTCAGGTTTTTCCTTTAGTGCCCAACAAATTTGGGAAGTTATTAAGGAAAACAAAGACCTTGACTTACCTGCCCACAAG GTGATGGTTGCCACTGTAAGATGTGAAGAAATTGCTAATGAGAAGTACTCTTTCTTTGTAACAAACGag GACTGGTGTGACTTAAAAGATGCTGTACAATCTCATTTAGTCCCAGGCTTTGGAAACAAGCTTAGTTCAATGATTGAGGCTTCTTTATCCAG TTATGATGAAGAGGCGACTTACTTTGAAGATGGTGTTAGATCTGCCAAACGAAAGCAGTTGGAAGAGAAGTTGATTCAA CTTGTTCAACCAACATACCAATTGATGCTGGAACACATACAATTAGAGACACTCGATAAATTCAAAAAAGCACTCCAAGATGCTTTAAATGGAGGACAAGGGTTTGCAAAAGCTGCTTGGAATTGCACAGAATCATTCATGACACTCTTTGATGAACAATGCAAAG AGGTAGCTATCAAACAAGCAGATTGGGATTCAGCTAAAGTAAGAGATAAATTTTCACGTGAGATAGATTCACATATTGCTGAAGTTCAAACTGCTAAACTATCTGAACTTAATGCACTATATGAG TCAAAATTGAAAGTGGCATTGGAAGGACCAGTTGCAGCCCTACTAGAAGGAGGTGGTGATGACACCTGGCCTGCAATAAGGAAACTTTTTCATCAAGAAACCAAAACAACCATCTCTGACTTTTCTGATGCACTTTCTGGTTTTGAAATGGACAAAAAAGCCAATGAAGAAATGGTTtcaaatttagaaaattttgctaGAGGAATAGTTGAAGGGAAAACAAAAGAAGAAGCAGGGAAAGCTTTGTATCGCATGAAAGAGAG ATTTACGTCTCTATTTAACCATGATGCTGATTCAATGCCACGTGTCTGGACCGGAAAGGAAGATATACGCGCAATTACCAAAATAGCCCGGTCTTCT TCTTTAAAGTTGCTGTCTGTATTGGCTGCAAGTCGTTTGGATGTTGATGGTGATAAGATTGGGGACACATTAGTCCTTGCGTTAGTGGATCACAAAAAAGACAAGAATACCCCCATGCAGGACCCATTGGTCTCCAGCACATGGGAAGAG GTTCCAGCAACAAACACACTCATAACTCCTGCTCAGTGTAAATCATTATGGAGCCAATTTCAAAGAGAGACAGAGTATACTATTACTCAAGCCATTGCTTCCCAG GAAGCTAATAAGCGAAATAACAATATGTTACCACCTCCATGGGCAATAGCTGCTATGTTCATCCTAGGATTTAATGAATTTATGACACTTTTAAG GAATCCATTATGGCTGCTTGTTATTTTTGTGGGTTATCTTCTTTTCAAAGCATTGTGGGTCCAACTAGACATATCTGGTGAATTTAGCAATGGCATG CTTCCAGGAATTCTGTCTTTATCCACCAAGTTTCTTCCTACAGTCACAAATCTGCTTAGAAAACTAGCCGAAGAGGGGCAAAAGCCTGTTGTAACCCAGCCACAGGTATTAGGGTCAAATTTTCAAGGGGTAGTTTCGTCATCTGGCTCATCTGGTGTAACCATGGAAAATGGAAATGGAACTGAGTACACTAGTCCCACCACACATGTCAAAGAGCAATAG
- the LOC111900049 gene encoding protein ROOT HAIR DEFECTIVE 3 isoform X1, protein MVLPFVDKEASCCSTHLIEGDGTFNGEGLDNFIKEVKLAECGLSYAVVAIMGPQSSGKSTLLNNLFHTNFREMDAYRGRSQTTKGIWMARCVGIEPCTIVMDLEGTDGRERGEDDTAFEKQSALFALAVSDIVLINMWCHDIGREQAANKPLLKTVFQVMLRLFSPRKTTLMFVIRDKTRTPLENLEPVLREDIQKIWDSVPKPEAHKQTPLSDFFNVEVVALSSFEEKEEQFKEQVANLRQRFFHSIAPNGLAGDRRGVVPASGFSFSAQQIWEVIKENKDLDLPAHKVMVATVRCEEIANEKYSFFVTNEDWCDLKDAVQSHLVPGFGNKLSSMIEASLSSYDEEATYFEDGVRSAKRKQLEEKLIQLVQPTYQLMLEHIQLETLDKFKKALQDALNGGQGFAKAAWNCTESFMTLFDEQCKEVAIKQADWDSAKVRDKFSREIDSHIAEVQTAKLSELNALYESKLKVALEGPVAALLEGGGDDTWPAIRKLFHQETKTTISDFSDALSGFEMDKKANEEMVSNLENFARGIVEGKTKEEAGKALYRMKERFTSLFNHDADSMPRVWTGKEDIRAITKIARSSSLKLLSVLAASRLDVDGDKIGDTLVLALVDHKKDKNTPMQDPLVSSTWEEVPATNTLITPAQCKSLWSQFQRETEYTITQAIASQEANKRNNNMLPPPWAIAAMFILGFNEFMTLLRNPLWLLVIFVGYLLFKALWVQLDISGEFSNGMLPGILSLSTKFLPTVTNLLRKLAEEGQKPVVTQPQVLGSNFQGVVSSSGSSGVTMENGNGTEYTSPTTHVKEQ, encoded by the exons GG TGTTGCCTTTTGTAGACAAAGAAGCCAGTTGCTGCTCTACCCACCTCATAGAAGGAGATGGCACTTTTAATGGTGAAGGACTTGATAATTTTATCAAAGAAGTAAAACTGGCTGAATGTGGACTTTCTTATGCTGTTGTTGCCATCATGGGTCCTCAAAGCAGTG GGAAGAGCACACTTCTGAATAATCTTTTTCACACAAACTTCAGGGAAATGGATGCTTATAGGGGAAG GTCTCAAACCACCAAAGGTATTTGGATGGCAAGATGCGTTGGCATTGAACCTTGCACCATAGTAATGGATCTTGAAGGTACTGATGGAAGAGAGCGAGGAGAG GATGATACTGCATTTGAAAAGCAGAGTGCACTTTTTGCCCTTGCTGTTTCGGATATAGTGCTTATCAACAT GTGGTGTCATGATATTGGGCGTGAGCAGGCTGCTAACAAGCCACTTCTAAAAACTGTATTCCAG GTTATGTTGCGACTATTTAGTCCACGTAAAACAACTTTGATGTTTGTTATTCGTGATAAAACAAGG ACCCCCCTTGAAAACTTAGAACCTGTCTTGAGGGAAGATATCCAGAAG ATTTGGGATTCTGTCCCTAAGCCAGAAGCCCACAAACAGACTCCATTGAGTGACTTTTTTAATGTAGAAGTTGTTGCACTTTCTAGTTTTGAAGAGAAAGAAGAACAATTTAAGGAACAG GTGGCTAATTTGAGGCAAAGATTCTTCCATTCTATAGCACCTAATGGCTTAGCTGGCGATAGGAGGGGGGTGGTTCCTGCTTCAGGTTTTTCCTTTAGTGCCCAACAAATTTGGGAAGTTATTAAGGAAAACAAAGACCTTGACTTACCTGCCCACAAG GTGATGGTTGCCACTGTAAGATGTGAAGAAATTGCTAATGAGAAGTACTCTTTCTTTGTAACAAACGag GACTGGTGTGACTTAAAAGATGCTGTACAATCTCATTTAGTCCCAGGCTTTGGAAACAAGCTTAGTTCAATGATTGAGGCTTCTTTATCCAG TTATGATGAAGAGGCGACTTACTTTGAAGATGGTGTTAGATCTGCCAAACGAAAGCAGTTGGAAGAGAAGTTGATTCAA CTTGTTCAACCAACATACCAATTGATGCTGGAACACATACAATTAGAGACACTCGATAAATTCAAAAAAGCACTCCAAGATGCTTTAAATGGAGGACAAGGGTTTGCAAAAGCTGCTTGGAATTGCACAGAATCATTCATGACACTCTTTGATGAACAATGCAAAG AGGTAGCTATCAAACAAGCAGATTGGGATTCAGCTAAAGTAAGAGATAAATTTTCACGTGAGATAGATTCACATATTGCTGAAGTTCAAACTGCTAAACTATCTGAACTTAATGCACTATATGAG TCAAAATTGAAAGTGGCATTGGAAGGACCAGTTGCAGCCCTACTAGAAGGAGGTGGTGATGACACCTGGCCTGCAATAAGGAAACTTTTTCATCAAGAAACCAAAACAACCATCTCTGACTTTTCTGATGCACTTTCTGGTTTTGAAATGGACAAAAAAGCCAATGAAGAAATGGTTtcaaatttagaaaattttgctaGAGGAATAGTTGAAGGGAAAACAAAAGAAGAAGCAGGGAAAGCTTTGTATCGCATGAAAGAGAG ATTTACGTCTCTATTTAACCATGATGCTGATTCAATGCCACGTGTCTGGACCGGAAAGGAAGATATACGCGCAATTACCAAAATAGCCCGGTCTTCT TCTTTAAAGTTGCTGTCTGTATTGGCTGCAAGTCGTTTGGATGTTGATGGTGATAAGATTGGGGACACATTAGTCCTTGCGTTAGTGGATCACAAAAAAGACAAGAATACCCCCATGCAGGACCCATTGGTCTCCAGCACATGGGAAGAG GTTCCAGCAACAAACACACTCATAACTCCTGCTCAGTGTAAATCATTATGGAGCCAATTTCAAAGAGAGACAGAGTATACTATTACTCAAGCCATTGCTTCCCAG GAAGCTAATAAGCGAAATAACAATATGTTACCACCTCCATGGGCAATAGCTGCTATGTTCATCCTAGGATTTAATGAATTTATGACACTTTTAAG GAATCCATTATGGCTGCTTGTTATTTTTGTGGGTTATCTTCTTTTCAAAGCATTGTGGGTCCAACTAGACATATCTGGTGAATTTAGCAATGGCATG CTTCCAGGAATTCTGTCTTTATCCACCAAGTTTCTTCCTACAGTCACAAATCTGCTTAGAAAACTAGCCGAAGAGGGGCAAAAGCCTGTTGTAACCCAGCCACAGGTATTAGGGTCAAATTTTCAAGGGGTAGTTTCGTCATCTGGCTCATCTGGTGTAACCATGGAAAATGGAAATGGAACTGAGTACACTAGTCCCACCACACATGTCAAAGAGCAATAG